The Bdellovibrio sp. NC01 genome includes the window ATGTGACAGGCGCCAACCTAGGTGGGATGAAAATCGGTGGCGACGTCAAGAATGCGCATGTGATCTTCCCAGATCCAATGGGGGCCACTGGGAACACAATGGTGACCGCCATTAATCACTATAAGCAGCATATTGAAGGTCCCGCTAAGAAATTCATCTGTTTAAATCTTATTGTAACACCAGAGTATTTGAAGAATGTTCTCGGGGCGCATCCAGAGGTCGTAATCTATGCCTTAAGACTTGACCGCGGGCTTTCCCCTAAGGCAGTTTTAGAGGCAACTCCAGGCCAATATTGGGATCAAGAACGCGGGTTGAACGACAAGCAATACATCGTTCCCGGTGGCGGCGGTTTCGGCGAGATCATGAATAACTCTTTCGTGTAAGGGAAGGCTTCGAATGACAAACTTAACTCTTAAACCGTATATCACTGAAGAAAAGCTTCAAGCTAAAGTAAAAGAGTTGGGTGCGACTCTGACTAAGAAATTCAAAGGCGAAAAAGTTGTCGCTGTTTGCGTTTTGAAGGGCTCGTTCATGTTCTACTCTGATTTGATTCGCAACATGGAAACTGACATCACTTGCGAATTCTTCGGTGTTGCTAGCTACCACGGTGGCACTTCATCTTCTGGCGAAGTGAAAGTGACTTTGGATCTTGCAAGCCCGGTTGAAGGTGTTCACGTTATCCTGGTTGAAGACATCGTTGATACTGGTTTGACAATGAATTACCTGAAAAACGCGATCCTTTCACGCAAACCAAAATCTTTAACGACTGTTGCGTTGCTTGAAAAGCCAGAAGCTTTGAAAGTGAAATGCGACCTTGATTACGTTGGTTTCAAAATTCCAAATGATTTCGTAGTTGGTTACGGCTTGGATTACCAAGGTTACTACCGCAACCTTCCATACATCGCACAAGTTCAAAACTTCCAATAATCCGGAAGCACATTTGAAAAAGAAAAAGGGAGCTTACAAGCTCCCTTTTTTATTTGTCTCGGTTTTGGTTTGAACTATTTCGTTCGAACGATGACCAGATTTTTGAATTCAGACTTCGGGAAAGCGATTGTCACCACTTCGCCGACTGCATATTTAGCACCCGCGAACTTTTTCGGAATCTGCACTTTGCCTTCTTCCGTTTTCAAAGTCAGAGTTTTCTCTTCCAACGAAATCACTTTGCCTGTGATCGCCATCGTATCCGTCGCTGTTGCGTGCGCCTGTCCACTCACCGCTAATGCCGTCGCAAGAAATAGTGCTTTCATTATTGAACTCCTCGGCCTGTCGTAGCGTCACGACCTGTTTTTTGCTCTGGCGTCCTTGGTGCTGGTGCTGCGGGTTTGCCGCGACTGCCACCCTGCTGTCTGTCGATTTTTAATTGGCCTTCCGTTTTACCGGCGCTGCAATCGCAAGTCTTAGAATCGTCACCGTCTGTTGAACCCGTGCTTTTAATCGGACCAACACTATCGCCTGTATATTTAGGCAAAATCATCGGTGCCTGCGATGGATCGATTTTCTTTTCAGAATAACAAGCATCAGCCGCAGGGCATGCGTTTGATTTATCTAGCATGCAATACACTGTTTGCTGATTCTTCGTTGTTTCATCTGGATTATTCAAAGGATAATGATCACACGTTACGTTCAGCACGCAGATCTCTTTACCGAACAAGACCCCACGAATCTCTTTATCGGTTTTACAGTTCTTATCACCATATCCCAATGCGTCTGCATGAACTTTGAAACTAAATAACAACGCTAGAATAAACAGAGTTTTCATAGGACCCTTTGATTTAGGTTTATCTGTTTATGGTAGCATTGCTTGCAGCTGAGCTAGATTATAAAGCCCAATGGCGCAGCAAATTAGGAAATTCGTCCAGGCTCCGGCGAAGCCGGAGTGTAGACAGACCAGCTAGTGAAGATCGAAGAACAGGAACTCGGTCTCTTTATTGGCTTTCATTTTCAGAAGGCTTTCATCTTGAATGGCCATGCCGTCGCCCGACTTCAAAATCTCGCCGTTGATTTCAAGCTCCCCTTCGGCCAATTGCACCCATACGGCTCGTTCAGGTCGCAATTTGAATTCCAAAGTTTTACCCGGCTCTAAAATCGAAGCATAAAGGTCGACGTCTTGATGAATCTTCTGACTGTCTTCACGACCATTTTTAGAAACCATCAAACGCATCGTATTTAATTTTTCTTCACGACGAAAAGATTGCTGCGTATATCCTGGTGCCACCCCATTAGTATCGGGCATGATCCAAATTTGGAACAGCTGCAGGTCATCAGTTTTTGAAGGATTGTATTCGGCATGGCGAACGCCTGTGCCCGCGTGCATGGTTTGGATTTCACCGGCGTGAATTGTGCCGACGTTACCAAGGCTGTCGCGATGTTCAACGCTGCCTTTTAAAACGTAAGTGATGATTTCCATGTCTTTATGGGGATGAGCGGGAAAGCCCGAGTCCTTACCGATCCAATCTTGATTGATCACGCGCAAATCACGGAAGCCCATGAAGCGCGGATCGTAATAATCACTAAAAGAGAAGGTATGATACGACTTCAGCCAACCACCGAATTCAGCAAAACCGCGATCATCGGAAGGACGTTTGAGCATCATACCAATCTCCTTGTTATGATTTAAGACT containing:
- the hpt gene encoding hypoxanthine phosphoribosyltransferase; this encodes MTNLTLKPYITEEKLQAKVKELGATLTKKFKGEKVVAVCVLKGSFMFYSDLIRNMETDITCEFFGVASYHGGTSSSGEVKVTLDLASPVEGVHVILVEDIVDTGLTMNYLKNAILSRKPKSLTTVALLEKPEALKVKCDLDYVGFKIPNDFVVGYGLDYQGYYRNLPYIAQVQNFQ
- a CDS encoding pirin family protein codes for the protein MMLKRPSDDRGFAEFGGWLKSYHTFSFSDYYDPRFMGFRDLRVINQDWIGKDSGFPAHPHKDMEIITYVLKGSVEHRDSLGNVGTIHAGEIQTMHAGTGVRHAEYNPSKTDDLQLFQIWIMPDTNGVAPGYTQQSFRREEKLNTMRLMVSKNGREDSQKIHQDVDLYASILEPGKTLEFKLRPERAVWVQLAEGELEINGEILKSGDGMAIQDESLLKMKANKETEFLFFDLH